One window of Parabacteroides sp. FAFU027 genomic DNA carries:
- a CDS encoding methyltransferase family protein, with amino-acid sequence MMSNLIRHILGYTLGLTMFGILIPMGLVNLGAWDHSVTHISLIESQAIRWIIATPFLVVGAVFAIWSNIFLFNVGKGGPAQAFNISISPKTKKLVTTGPYRYSRNPMMFGAFTLYFGVGILQNSLICLLTVLAFFTFMSYMIKFSEEKRLLDDFGDEYLEYKKKVSRFIPMKRARSNVHKGA; translated from the coding sequence ATGATGTCAAATCTTATCAGACATATCCTTGGATACACATTAGGCTTAACGATGTTTGGAATCCTGATACCCATGGGTCTGGTTAATCTGGGCGCATGGGATCATTCCGTTACACACATCAGCCTGATAGAATCGCAAGCCATACGCTGGATCATCGCAACTCCGTTCCTGGTTGTCGGGGCCGTCTTTGCAATCTGGTCTAATATCTTTCTCTTTAATGTGGGAAAAGGCGGGCCTGCTCAGGCATTTAATATCTCCATCAGTCCCAAAACCAAAAAGCTGGTGACGACCGGACCTTATCGTTATAGTCGCAATCCGATGATGTTTGGAGCATTTACGCTCTATTTCGGGGTGGGTATTCTACAGAATTCATTGATCTGCCTGCTGACGGTTTTGGCCTTTTTTACCTTCATGAGCTATATGATTAAGTTTTCCGAAGAAAAAAGGCTGCTGGATGATTTCGGCGATGAATATCTGGAGTACAAGAAAAAAGTATCCCGGTTTATTCCGATGAAACGAGCAAGATCAAATGTTCATAAAGGAGCATGA